The Flaviramulus sp. BrNp1-15 genome has a window encoding:
- a CDS encoding DUF368 domain-containing protein, whose protein sequence is MQRRFIDYLIISFKGLAMGAADAVPGVSGGTIAFISGIYEELINTISNVSPSLFKTLFNKGFKTFWEQLNGNFILALLSGIIISFVSFMKLAKYLLEYHPILIWSFFFGLIVASIYFVGKQITKWNIATILVLIIGAAIAFYISKLPSLGTNENPWFLFLAGSIAICAMILPGISGSFILIILGAYKTLSDAIHDIDLKKIMIFVGGAVVGLLSFSHVLKWLFKHYHNITLALLTGFIFGSLNKVWPWKETLSWHTNSKGEKIPLLQESISPFSFNGDNQIAFAVALMILGFLTIFILERLGSKK, encoded by the coding sequence ATGCAAAGACGTTTTATAGACTACTTAATTATTTCTTTTAAAGGTTTAGCTATGGGTGCAGCAGATGCTGTTCCTGGTGTTTCTGGTGGAACTATTGCTTTTATTTCTGGTATTTATGAAGAATTAATAAATACTATTAGTAATGTTAGTCCTTCTCTTTTTAAAACACTTTTTAATAAAGGCTTCAAAACATTTTGGGAGCAGTTAAACGGAAATTTTATTCTAGCCCTTTTATCTGGAATCATAATCAGCTTTGTGTCTTTTATGAAACTAGCAAAATATTTACTTGAATATCACCCTATTTTAATTTGGTCGTTCTTTTTTGGGCTTATTGTGGCCAGTATCTATTTTGTTGGTAAACAAATTACAAAATGGAATATTGCAACTATTCTTGTTTTAATAATTGGTGCAGCAATAGCATTTTATATAAGTAAATTGCCTTCTTTGGGCACAAATGAAAACCCTTGGTTCTTATTTTTAGCGGGGTCAATTGCTATTTGCGCTATGATATTACCTGGTATATCAGGCTCATTTATTTTAATAATTCTTGGTGCTTATAAAACCCTTAGTGATGCCATTCATGATATTGATTTAAAGAAAATTATGATTTTTGTTGGTGGTGCAGTTGTTGGTTTATTAAGCTTTAGTCATGTATTAAAATGGCTTTTTAAACATTATCATAATATTACTTTAGCATTACTTACAGGTTTTATTTTTGGATCACTAAACAAAGTTTGGCCTTGGAAAGAAACTTTATCATGGCATACAAATTCTAAAGGTGAAAAAATTCCATTATTACAAGAAAGTATTTCCCCTTTTTCATTTAACGGCGACAATCAAATTGCTTTTGCAGTGGCTTTAATGATTCTAGGATTTTTAACTATTTTTATTCTTGAAAGGTTAGGATCTAAAAAATAG
- a CDS encoding T9SS type B sorting domain-containing protein: protein MFKIINNVIYCIVFFILASYSCFSQNEAPTLTASGNQPYCPNSQINIVTDFDIVDPDDTEIEALYIQISTGYEQGEDSLILLESHPNVITSWNATEGKLTLSGVASAPVSYVDLIAATMDVVFQSTSDSPSNKVFSITIGDANYLPSTGHYYEYVSDIGITWTSARAAAEARTYFGLKGYLATITSAEEAQLSGEQAAGAGWIGGSDAETEGVWKWVTGPEAGIVFWNGNFTGSSPNFAFWNTNEPNQAGDEDYTHVTAPGVGIPGSWNDLSNVGNPTGDYQPKGYIVEYGGSPGDPTLNISASSSIYTPFIVNTNTASICESGSVTIEATASLGDVLWFDESTGGSQIGVGQTYTTPVINTNTTYYALASINGCLEGQRIPVTVIVTPLPTIDSVTGDLVCESGSGNLSATASAGTINWYDIPSGGTSLFSGTSFTTPVVSTTTTYYVDATVNGCTTSSRTAVTLTVQSTPLPTTTNSNQSFCDIEQTTISDLIVTGNEILWYASDTGGTPLDTSNLLVSNTTYYASQTINSCESLNRLPIDVIVYETVVLPDASTISELSECDTMLDGDDTNGYSTFNLTTNEAILLNGKNAADFSFYYFTDAAYSIPISTPETTFVNTIQNGQTIYVRIENNLDNSCYTDASFTITVNELPEIQDSIIFKNCDEDGIADGFTDFNLAEANSVISSDVSGLTYSYYLSSSDAENANGVGEIDTIFNNQDANTVYARVENANGCYRVSTINLQVSTTSFDDDYFQELTTCDDDDEIDGLHVFDLSQASDAFIAQFPLGQNLSVHYYETLNDAQLEQNEITEQDSYESTEPFSQTIFVRVESDDNGECFGIGPHLVLTVHPRPEFEVDNSAIYCLDGEPITLTTFNPKGNYAYEWRDSEGNVVSNSSFAEVISGGEYTVIATSDFNCESFPVIFTVVESAIAEIDIDDITIVELSDNNSITINNDGNNLGIGDYEFALDDIDGPYRDQPYFDRVGAGEHTIYVRDKKGCGIAPLEIFILGFPKFFTPNNDGTNDTWQIRGLGTDFTNASKVSVYNRYGKLVKQLNAKSGAWDGTLNGQQLPDSDYWFVAELIETTGSIITYRGHFSLIR, encoded by the coding sequence ATGTTCAAAATTATAAATAACGTAATTTATTGTATTGTTTTTTTCATTTTAGCTAGCTATAGCTGTTTTTCTCAAAATGAAGCACCAACATTAACAGCATCGGGTAATCAACCTTATTGTCCGAATAGTCAAATTAATATTGTTACCGATTTTGATATTGTTGATCCTGATGATACAGAAATAGAAGCACTATATATACAAATTTCTACAGGATATGAACAAGGTGAAGATTCTTTAATTCTTCTAGAATCTCACCCAAACGTTATAACATCTTGGAATGCTACAGAGGGTAAACTAACACTTTCTGGTGTAGCATCTGCACCAGTTAGTTATGTGGATTTAATAGCTGCAACTATGGATGTGGTTTTTCAAAGTACTAGTGATAGTCCATCTAATAAAGTGTTTTCAATTACTATTGGTGATGCTAATTATTTACCTTCAACAGGTCATTATTATGAATATGTTTCAGATATTGGAATAACTTGGACATCAGCAAGAGCAGCTGCTGAGGCTAGAACATATTTTGGTTTAAAAGGATATTTAGCTACTATAACTTCTGCTGAAGAAGCTCAATTATCTGGAGAACAAGCAGCAGGTGCCGGTTGGATAGGTGGAAGTGATGCAGAAACAGAAGGGGTTTGGAAATGGGTTACAGGTCCAGAGGCTGGAATCGTTTTTTGGAATGGAAATTTTACAGGTAGCTCGCCTAATTTTGCTTTTTGGAATACAAATGAACCTAATCAAGCAGGTGATGAAGATTACACTCATGTTACAGCTCCAGGTGTTGGAATTCCTGGTTCATGGAATGATTTAAGTAATGTTGGTAATCCAACAGGCGATTATCAACCCAAAGGATATATTGTTGAGTATGGTGGTTCACCGGGAGATCCAACTTTAAATATTTCTGCTAGCTCTAGTATTTATACTCCATTTATTGTAAATACAAATACGGCAAGCATCTGTGAGAGTGGTAGTGTAACTATAGAAGCTACAGCTTCTTTAGGAGACGTTTTGTGGTTTGATGAATCGACTGGAGGAAGTCAAATAGGTGTTGGTCAAACATATACAACACCTGTTATAAATACAAATACTACCTATTACGCATTAGCTTCAATAAACGGGTGTTTAGAGGGACAAAGAATTCCAGTTACGGTTATTGTTACACCATTACCTACAATAGATTCTGTAACAGGAGATTTAGTATGTGAATCTGGCTCAGGTAATTTATCTGCAACAGCATCGGCAGGAACTATTAATTGGTATGATATACCATCTGGAGGAACTTCTTTATTCAGTGGTACATCATTTACAACACCTGTGGTAAGTACAACAACAACTTATTATGTAGATGCAACTGTAAACGGGTGTACAACAAGTAGCAGAACAGCAGTTACATTAACTGTACAAAGTACACCATTACCCACAACAACCAATTCAAACCAAAGTTTTTGTGATATAGAACAAACTACTATTTCAGATTTAATAGTTACAGGAAATGAAATTTTATGGTACGCCTCTGATACAGGAGGGACTCCTCTTGACACATCAAATTTACTTGTTTCCAACACAACATATTATGCAAGTCAAACTATAAATAGTTGTGAGAGTTTAAATAGATTACCAATTGATGTTATTGTTTATGAAACAGTAGTATTACCAGATGCTTCTACAATATCAGAGTTATCAGAATGTGATACTATGTTAGATGGAGATGATACAAATGGATATTCAACTTTTAATTTAACAACTAACGAAGCTATTTTATTGAACGGAAAAAATGCCGCAGATTTCTCATTTTATTATTTCACAGATGCTGCATATTCCATTCCAATTTCTACACCAGAAACCACATTTGTAAACACCATTCAAAATGGTCAAACAATTTATGTAAGAATTGAAAATAACCTTGATAATTCATGTTATACAGATGCTTCATTTACTATTACTGTGAATGAATTACCAGAAATACAGGATTCAATTATATTCAAAAATTGTGATGAAGATGGTATTGCAGATGGTTTTACCGATTTTAATCTTGCTGAAGCAAATAGTGTTATTTCTAGCGATGTTTCTGGTTTAACATATAGTTACTATTTATCATCAAGCGATGCTGAAAATGCTAATGGAGTTGGAGAAATTGATACAATTTTTAATAATCAAGATGCAAATACGGTTTATGCACGTGTTGAAAATGCCAATGGGTGTTATCGTGTATCCACAATAAATTTACAAGTCTCAACTACTTCATTTGATGACGATTATTTTCAAGAGCTAACAACCTGTGATGACGATGATGAGATTGATGGGTTACATGTTTTTGATTTATCTCAGGCTTCAGATGCATTTATAGCTCAATTTCCTTTAGGACAAAATTTAAGTGTTCACTATTATGAAACTTTAAATGATGCTCAGCTAGAGCAAAATGAAATTACAGAGCAAGATAGTTATGAAAGCACAGAGCCTTTTTCACAAACTATATTTGTTCGTGTAGAGAGTGATGATAATGGAGAATGTTTTGGAATTGGACCACATTTGGTTTTGACAGTGCACCCTAGACCAGAATTTGAAGTAGATAATTCTGCTATTTATTGTTTAGATGGAGAACCAATTACATTAACCACGTTTAACCCAAAGGGGAATTATGCTTATGAATGGAGAGATAGTGAAGGAAATGTTGTGAGTAATTCATCTTTTGCTGAAGTTATTTCTGGAGGTGAATATACAGTTATTGCAACTTCAGATTTTAATTGCGAATCTTTCCCTGTTATATTTACAGTGGTTGAATCAGCAATTGCTGAAATTGATATAGATGATATTACTATTGTAGAACTTTCAGATAATAATAGCATAACTATCAATAATGATGGCAATAATTTGGGTATTGGAGATTATGAATTTGCCTTAGATGATATTGATGGACCTTATAGAGATCAACCTTATTTTGATAGAGTAGGAGCAGGAGAACACACCATTTATGTTAGAGATAAAAAAGGTTGTGGTATAGCACCATTAGAAATTTTTATTCTTGGATTCCCTAAATTTTTCACACCAAATAATGACGGAACTAATGATACATGGCAAATTAGAGGCTTAGGAACAGATTTTACTAACGCTTCTAAAGTTAGTGTATATAATAGATACGGGAAGTTAGTAAAGCAATTAAATGCAAAAAGTGGTGCTTGGGATGGTACCTTAAATGGTCAACAACTTCCGGATTCTGATTATTGGTTTGTAGCAGAATTAATAGAAACTACAGGAAGTATTATAACCTATCGTGGGCATTTTAGCTTAATTAGATAA
- a CDS encoding shikimate dehydrogenase yields MKKLGLLGKNISYSFSRAYFKKKFEEENIQNVSYDNFDIVSIDIFPSIIQNTKDLKGLNVTIPYKEQVIPYLDKLNKKAKAIGAVNTIKITKKGKLVGYNTDCYGFKNSLKPFIKSHHKKALILGTGGASKAIAFSLKELGISYKYVSRKLSKGIDFSYDTLDESDIKNHQVIINCTPLGTYPNIDDCPNIPYEGITNHHILFDLIYNPEETTFLKRGKEKLATTINGLNMLKLQAEKAWSIWNL; encoded by the coding sequence ATGAAAAAATTAGGTCTTTTAGGTAAAAACATATCATATTCGTTTTCAAGGGCATACTTTAAAAAAAAGTTTGAAGAAGAAAATATTCAAAATGTAAGCTATGATAATTTTGATATAGTAAGTATAGATATATTCCCTTCAATTATACAAAATACAAAAGATTTAAAAGGACTAAACGTTACTATTCCTTATAAAGAACAAGTTATCCCATATCTTGATAAATTAAATAAAAAAGCCAAAGCTATAGGGGCCGTAAACACTATTAAAATCACAAAAAAAGGAAAATTAGTTGGTTATAATACAGATTGTTATGGTTTCAAAAACTCGCTTAAACCTTTTATTAAATCTCATCATAAAAAAGCTTTAATTTTAGGAACAGGAGGTGCAAGTAAAGCCATTGCCTTTAGCTTAAAAGAATTAGGAATTTCATATAAATATGTATCTAGAAAACTCTCAAAGGGAATTGACTTTAGCTACGATACTTTAGACGAAAGCGATATAAAAAACCATCAAGTCATTATAAATTGTACTCCTTTAGGCACATATCCAAATATTGATGATTGTCCTAATATTCCATATGAAGGCATAACAAATCATCATATCTTATTTGATTTAATTTACAATCCAGAAGAAACTACTTTTTTAAAACGAGGTAAAGAAAAACTAGCAACTACTATTAATGGCTTAAATATGTTGAAATTACAAGCCGAAAAAGCTTGGTCTATCTGGAATTTGTAA
- a CDS encoding tetratricopeptide repeat protein, with protein MEFSHNDNNNLPLTKFESMLKTNHVLFFDSDEFENIIHHYLNQGKIALAKKAIKLGLDQHPTSINLRLFKVEVYVFEDKLIEADTLLNELHTLDPMNEEIYIQKANIFSKKDEHQQAIDVLKQALQLTDDVVDLYSLIGMEYLFLDEFEDAKVYFMKCLESDLEDYSALYNVIYCFEFLNQHQDAISYLNVFLDKNPYCEVAWHQLGKQYISLKDYKKALTSFDFAIISDDTFVGAYLERGKVLEKLKRFEDAIENYTITLTLDEPTSFALLRIGSCYEKLKNNDLALQFYERTVHEDPLLDKGWIAITKFYYKKKNYQKALYFINKAINIDSENVIYWKLYSQINQRLNFYEEAERGFKKTLELGNYELNTWLSRGDLLIKLGEPEAAIYNFEQAVEFYPENPELEYRLAGLYFSLNQNDKGAFHLKNAIKHNEEYSFIIEELFPEVSNKILVKNILKTNL; from the coding sequence ATGGAGTTTAGTCATAACGACAACAACAATTTACCTCTCACTAAGTTTGAATCGATGTTAAAAACAAATCATGTTTTATTTTTCGATTCAGATGAATTTGAAAACATCATTCACCACTATCTTAATCAAGGTAAAATCGCTTTAGCTAAAAAAGCCATAAAATTAGGTCTTGATCAACACCCTACCTCTATCAACTTAAGACTTTTTAAAGTTGAAGTTTATGTTTTTGAAGATAAATTAATTGAGGCTGACACTCTGTTAAATGAACTACATACTTTAGACCCGATGAATGAAGAAATTTACATTCAAAAGGCTAATATATTTTCTAAAAAAGATGAGCACCAACAAGCTATTGATGTTTTAAAACAAGCTCTACAACTTACCGATGATGTTGTTGATTTGTATTCATTAATTGGGATGGAGTATTTATTTTTAGATGAGTTTGAAGACGCTAAAGTGTATTTCATGAAGTGTTTAGAGTCCGATTTAGAAGATTATTCTGCATTATACAATGTCATTTATTGCTTTGAATTTTTAAATCAACATCAAGATGCTATCTCCTACTTAAATGTGTTTTTAGATAAAAATCCTTATTGTGAAGTCGCTTGGCATCAATTAGGTAAACAATATATCAGCTTAAAAGACTATAAAAAAGCATTAACATCATTTGATTTTGCTATTATTTCTGATGATACTTTTGTTGGAGCTTATTTAGAACGTGGTAAAGTTTTAGAGAAATTAAAACGATTTGAAGATGCTATTGAAAATTACACAATAACACTTACTCTAGATGAACCTACATCATTTGCACTTTTACGTATAGGTAGTTGTTACGAGAAGTTAAAAAATAATGACTTAGCGCTTCAATTTTATGAAAGAACTGTGCACGAAGATCCTTTATTAGATAAAGGTTGGATAGCAATTACTAAATTCTATTATAAAAAGAAAAACTACCAAAAAGCGCTGTACTTTATAAATAAGGCTATAAATATTGACTCTGAAAATGTAATTTATTGGAAATTATATTCTCAAATTAACCAGCGTTTAAATTTTTATGAAGAAGCAGAACGTGGCTTTAAAAAAACCTTAGAATTAGGAAATTACGAATTGAACACATGGTTATCTCGTGGCGATTTACTAATTAAATTAGGAGAACCTGAAGCAGCAATCTACAACTTTGAACAAGCTGTTGAATTTTATCCAGAAAATCCTGAATTAGAGTATCGATTAGCGGGATTATACTTCTCTTTAAATCAAAATGATAAAGGTGCATTTCATTTAAAAAATGCTATTAAACACAATGAAGAATATTCATTTATCATTGAAGAACTTTTCCCAGAAGTTTCTAATAAAATATTAGTTAAAAATATACTTAAAACAAATCTATAA
- a CDS encoding DUF349 domain-containing protein: MSDINKMPKAEEIDENNSNEKSLELNENQQDESISNTDTETPHVENEDAVNTQDEKTTIVSSNSEDENDDVLNEIEESNAEDAEDEGNKDRHKIEVKAYDTMSLEALAIELEKLLNNEKVQAIRSHVNSINSEFKAKFQALIDEKKEEFLNDGGNEIDFYYSSPVQKRFKEAYREYRKKLNDHYQSLEQNLKQNLADKLEIIEELKGLINVEENINTTYKHFKELQERWRNTGPIPRDRYNNAWNSYHHHVEMFYDFLHLNRDLRDLDFKHNLEKKLLIIERAEELAQDDDVMRAFRELQELHKMWKEELGPVGKEHREEIWERFKTATKIINDKRQLYYKEIDKVYEKNLEKKLEIIEKINAVNAQEGNSHNAWQKKIKQIEVLREDFFNAGKVPIKVNESTWAKFKEAVRSFNRKKNAFYKGLKKDQYKNLQQKLDLIKIAEDNKDSEDFEVTTPLMKKIQSDWKKIGHVPRKDSDKIWKQFKSACNYYFDRLHSSRNAANKEFIEAFNKKNELLSTLKDLKLKGTKEENINAVKTHIAEWQSIGRVPNDKRYIESKFQKTIDDLLTGLKMDKNEVEMIKYENKLDSINNTDDDHRNLDNERSFIRKKISEVKSQINQLENNLQFFTNVDDDNPVVKEVQNNIKAHKDSLKLWKTKLSKIKELY; encoded by the coding sequence ATGTCTGATATAAATAAAATGCCTAAAGCAGAAGAAATAGATGAAAATAATTCAAATGAAAAATCATTAGAATTAAACGAAAATCAACAAGATGAATCAATATCTAATACAGATACTGAAACACCTCATGTTGAAAATGAAGATGCAGTTAACACGCAAGATGAAAAAACTACTATAGTCTCTTCAAATTCTGAAGATGAGAATGATGATGTTTTAAATGAAATTGAAGAATCTAATGCAGAAGATGCAGAAGATGAAGGCAATAAAGACAGACATAAAATTGAAGTAAAGGCTTACGACACCATGTCTTTAGAAGCTCTGGCAATTGAGTTGGAAAAGCTTTTAAATAATGAAAAAGTTCAAGCCATTAGATCCCATGTAAATAGCATAAACTCAGAATTCAAAGCAAAATTCCAAGCTTTAATCGATGAGAAAAAAGAAGAATTTTTAAACGATGGTGGTAATGAGATAGATTTTTATTATTCTTCACCCGTTCAAAAAAGATTTAAAGAAGCTTACAGAGAGTACAGGAAAAAGTTAAATGATCATTACCAAAGCCTAGAGCAAAATTTAAAGCAAAATTTAGCTGACAAACTTGAAATTATTGAAGAATTAAAAGGTTTAATAAATGTAGAAGAAAATATTAACACTACTTATAAACACTTTAAAGAATTACAAGAACGTTGGCGAAACACGGGTCCTATTCCTAGAGATAGATACAATAATGCTTGGAATAGCTACCACCATCATGTAGAGATGTTTTACGACTTTTTACATTTAAACAGAGATTTACGCGATTTAGATTTTAAACACAATTTAGAGAAGAAACTTTTAATTATAGAGCGTGCAGAAGAATTAGCGCAAGATGATGATGTAATGCGAGCTTTTAGAGAGCTACAGGAATTACATAAAATGTGGAAAGAAGAGCTTGGTCCTGTTGGTAAAGAACATCGAGAAGAAATTTGGGAGCGTTTTAAAACTGCTACTAAAATAATTAACGATAAACGTCAGCTTTACTATAAAGAAATTGATAAAGTATATGAGAAAAATTTAGAGAAAAAGCTTGAGATTATAGAAAAAATTAATGCTGTTAATGCTCAAGAAGGTAACTCTCATAATGCATGGCAAAAGAAAATAAAACAAATTGAAGTCTTAAGAGAAGACTTTTTTAATGCTGGTAAAGTACCAATAAAAGTGAATGAAAGTACTTGGGCTAAATTTAAAGAAGCTGTTAGAAGCTTTAATAGAAAGAAAAATGCTTTTTACAAAGGACTTAAAAAAGATCAGTATAAAAACCTTCAGCAAAAATTAGATTTAATAAAAATAGCCGAAGATAATAAAGACAGTGAAGATTTTGAGGTTACCACACCTTTGATGAAAAAAATTCAAAGCGACTGGAAAAAAATTGGTCATGTACCTCGTAAAGACAGTGATAAAATATGGAAGCAATTTAAATCCGCTTGTAATTATTATTTTGATAGGCTACACTCCAGCAGAAATGCTGCAAACAAAGAGTTTATTGAAGCGTTTAATAAAAAGAATGAGCTGTTAAGTACCTTAAAAGACTTAAAATTAAAAGGCACAAAAGAAGAGAATATAAATGCCGTAAAAACTCATATTGCAGAGTGGCAAAGTATTGGCAGAGTACCTAATGACAAACGCTATATAGAAAGTAAATTTCAAAAAACTATTGATGATTTGTTGACAGGTTTGAAAATGGACAAGAATGAAGTAGAAATGATTAAATATGAAAACAAACTAGACAGTATTAATAACACTGATGATGACCATAGAAACTTAGATAACGAACGTTCTTTTATTCGTAAAAAAATAAGCGAAGTTAAAAGTCAAATAAATCAGTTAGAAAATAATCTGCAATTTTTTACTAATGTTGATGATGACAATCCAGTTGTGAAAGAAGTTCAGAATAATATAAAAGCTCATAAAGATTCTTTAAAGCTCTGGAAAACTAAACTAAGTAAAATTAAAGAGCTTTATTAA
- a CDS encoding aspartate aminotransferase family protein: MASDFLKYQAQTTPHPLAMEISHAKGSYIYDINNKAYLDFVAGVSACPLGHNHPKVVNAIKEQLDKYMHVMVYGEYIQKPAVELTKLLAENLSESLEKTYLTNSGTEAIEGALKLAKRATGRSEIIAANKAYHGNTMGSMSVMGYEERKQAFRPLLPDVRFIDFNNEDDLKHITNKTACVILETIQGGAGFIVPKDNYLHKVQKQCKEVGALLILDEIQPGIGRTGKLFGFEHYNCIPDILVTGKGLGGGMPIGAFTASGKLMDLLQDNPKLGHITTFGGHPVIAASALATLKEITESNLIQEALEKEQLFKKLLVHPLILEIRGKGLMLAFITPSSEITNTLILKCQDAGLILFWLLFEPKAVRITPPLTISNDEIIKGCKIIIDILNEIQHAN; encoded by the coding sequence ATGGCATCAGATTTCCTAAAATATCAAGCTCAAACCACCCCACATCCATTAGCTATGGAAATTTCTCATGCTAAAGGTTCATATATTTATGATATAAACAATAAAGCTTATTTAGATTTTGTAGCTGGTGTTTCTGCTTGTCCTTTAGGGCATAACCATCCCAAAGTTGTAAATGCTATTAAAGAACAGTTAGATAAGTACATGCATGTTATGGTTTATGGAGAATACATCCAAAAACCTGCTGTAGAATTAACTAAATTATTAGCAGAAAACTTATCCGAGTCATTAGAAAAAACCTACCTAACAAATTCTGGTACTGAGGCTATTGAAGGCGCGTTAAAATTGGCAAAACGTGCTACTGGACGCAGTGAAATTATTGCTGCAAATAAAGCTTATCATGGAAATACCATGGGCTCAATGAGTGTTATGGGCTATGAAGAACGAAAACAAGCTTTCAGACCACTTTTACCAGATGTGAGATTTATAGATTTTAATAATGAAGATGATTTAAAACATATCACCAATAAAACAGCTTGTGTTATTTTAGAAACCATTCAAGGTGGTGCGGGTTTTATCGTTCCTAAGGATAATTACTTACATAAAGTACAAAAACAATGTAAAGAAGTAGGTGCACTTTTAATTTTAGATGAAATTCAACCTGGTATTGGTAGAACTGGAAAACTGTTTGGTTTTGAACATTATAATTGTATTCCAGACATATTAGTTACAGGCAAAGGTTTAGGAGGCGGCATGCCAATTGGTGCCTTTACAGCATCAGGTAAATTAATGGATTTACTTCAAGATAACCCCAAACTTGGTCATATTACAACCTTTGGCGGGCATCCGGTAATAGCAGCTTCAGCTTTAGCTACATTAAAAGAAATTACAGAAAGTAATTTAATACAAGAAGCTCTGGAAAAAGAACAACTTTTTAAAAAACTTTTAGTTCATCCGTTGATATTAGAAATAAGAGGTAAAGGACTCATGCTTGCCTTCATTACTCCTTCTTCTGAAATAACAAATACATTAATTTTAAAATGTCAGGATGCTGGTTTAATACTTTTCTGGTTACTTTTTGAGCCTAAAGCAGTACGAATAACTCCTCCACTAACCATATCTAATGATGAAATCATTAAAGGCTGTAAAATAATTATTGATATTTTGAATGAAATTCAACACGCAAATTAA
- a CDS encoding DUF368 domain-containing protein, translated as MESTRTLADKIFLILKGLGMGAANKVPGVSGGVVAFVAGFYEEFIYSLKKVNSKAFKLLFNGRFKSFYRYINGRFLGLLFFGMIVSYFSVSKVLDYLLKHYELYVWSVFFGMIIGSIYYINKDFKDWNYRTYITLAVGILIGISISFLNPAKENDNLWFVFFCGIISVSGMTLPGFSGSFILILLGNYVLLLVDSVNALYDTFSNIFSGDFSLINNPERIRMLKVLGVFTLGSVTGLVTFSHLLSYILKHYKSITLSAIIGFIIGSLGVVWPWKKTIFKLNESGGFILDSTGEKVIKNYKRFIPELNTETYYAVGFILLGILIVLALEWYGQKTRKVK; from the coding sequence ATGGAAAGCACCAGAACACTTGCCGATAAAATTTTTCTTATTCTAAAAGGATTAGGTATGGGTGCTGCCAATAAAGTACCTGGAGTATCTGGCGGTGTTGTTGCTTTTGTAGCTGGCTTTTACGAAGAGTTTATCTATTCTTTAAAAAAAGTAAATAGCAAAGCCTTTAAATTACTATTTAACGGAAGGTTTAAAAGCTTTTACAGATACATTAATGGTAGATTTTTAGGTTTATTATTTTTTGGTATGATAGTTAGTTACTTTAGTGTTTCTAAAGTTTTAGACTATCTATTAAAACATTATGAATTATATGTTTGGAGTGTTTTCTTCGGAATGATTATTGGCTCTATTTACTATATCAACAAAGATTTTAAAGATTGGAATTACAGAACATATATAACTTTAGCTGTAGGTATTCTTATTGGCATTAGTATAAGTTTTTTAAATCCAGCAAAAGAAAATGATAATTTATGGTTTGTTTTCTTCTGTGGAATTATAAGTGTTTCGGGAATGACGCTTCCTGGGTTTTCGGGTTCTTTTATACTTATTCTGTTAGGAAACTATGTATTACTTCTGGTAGATTCTGTAAATGCGCTTTACGATACTTTTTCAAATATTTTTAGTGGAGATTTTAGTTTAATTAATAACCCAGAACGTATTAGAATGCTAAAAGTTTTAGGTGTATTTACTTTAGGTTCTGTAACTGGTTTAGTAACATTTTCACATTTATTAAGCTATATTTTAAAACACTATAAAAGTATTACACTTTCTGCCATCATTGGCTTTATTATTGGGTCTTTAGGTGTGGTTTGGCCATGGAAAAAAACAATTTTTAAATTAAATGAAAGCGGTGGATTTATTTTAGATTCTACAGGTGAAAAAGTAATTAAAAACTACAAACGTTTTATACCAGAACTAAACACAGAAACTTACTATGCAGTTGGCTTCATTTTATTAGGTATTTTAATAGTTTTAGCATTAGAATGGTATGGACAAAAAACCAGAAAAGTAAAATGA